From the genome of Populus trichocarpa isolate Nisqually-1 chromosome 15, P.trichocarpa_v4.1, whole genome shotgun sequence, one region includes:
- the LOC7454689 gene encoding glyceraldehyde-3-phosphate dehydrogenase 2, cytosolic isoform X2 — protein MTYMFKYDTVHGPWKHHELKVKDSKTLLFGERPVTVFGSRNPEEIPWGETGAEYIVESTGVFTDKEKAAAHLKGGAKKVIISAPSKDAPMFVMGVNEKSYTPDLNIISNASCTTNCLAPLAKVIHDRFGIVEGLMTTVHSITATQKTVDGPSSKDWRGGRAASFNIIPSSTGAAKAVGKVLPALNGKLTGMAFRVPTVDVSVVDLTVRLEKSAKYDEIKAAIKEESEGKMKGILGYTDEDLVSSDFIGDCRSSIFDAKAGIALNDNYVKLVAWYDNEWGYSTRVVDLICYIASVSS, from the exons TGGAAACATCATGAGCTTAAGGTTAAGGATTCTAAGACACTTCTCTTTGGAGAGAGACCTGTCACTGTTTTTGGTTCCAG GAACCCAGAGGAGATCCCATGGGGTGAGACCGGAGCTGAGTATATTGTGGAATCAACTGGAGTTTTCACTGACAAGGAAAAGGCTGCTGCTCACTTGAAG GGTGGAGCTAAGAAAGTCATCATCTCAGCCCCCAGCAAGGATGCTCCTATGTTTGTTATGGGAGTTAATGAGAAGAGTTACACTCCAGATCTTAACATTATATCCAATGCTAGCTGCACCACCAACTGCCTTGCTCCCCTTGCTAAG GTCATTCATGACAGATTTGGCATTGTTGAGGGACTTATGACCACTGTGCACTCTATCACTG CTACCCAGAAAACTGTTGATGGACCCTCTTCAAAGGACTGGAGAGGTGGAAGAGCTGCTTCATTCAACATCATTCCTAGCAGCACTGGAGCTGCAAAG GCTGTTGGGAAGGTGCTACCTGCTCTGAATGGCAAGCTAACAGGAATGGCTTTCCGTGTTCCTACCGTTGATGTCTCTGTTGTGGACCTGACAGTAAGACTTGAGAAGTCAGCtaaatatgatgaaattaaagCCGCTATCAA ggAAGAGTCTGAGGGAAAGATGAAGGGAATCTTAGGCTACACCGATGAAGATTTGGTTTCATCTGACTTCATTGGTGACTGTAG GTCAAGTATCTTCGATGCCAAAGCTGGAATTGCTTTGAATGACAACTATGTGAAGCTCGTTGCATGGTATGACAATGAGTGGGGATACAG CACTCGTGTGGTCGACTTGATTTGCTACATTGCATCTGTTTCTTCCTAA
- the LOC7463102 gene encoding uncharacterized protein LOC7463102 isoform X1: MATSAFKSTTKRTPIGNDKSSSSAHRRSRSLSRFSRPIPPDDFSDDSTAPSRGKFVNMDRGSGVPDISLDDLAIQLLSLGDRGRSGFRSGDVSHEERVAGGSLRRGRSVSRQGSESKNNSKSYSRGGGGGKVNSDGSNSRRRRSVSVVRYQNGDSESDPEHSQNSRNHTNSRRQSNGNSQVPLSNKPLASNHRPGLRRSLSQKDLKYHDGYSSHSSSLTDDEGRDSCSNKNGFERTIRTVYAQKKAEHPTGDDMNSGLYEAMRKELRHAVEEIRMELEQSMEKTNIDSLKSGKSDGFQGGSTIIRRNHATKSDQSEKCKQDLLAKLLLEKQHGRDISKIVKELLADPKNTVSEKPSRARKRSNDRSRMSERLTEEAEKYFEDFISNVEDTDISSLDGERSDTSSTLGGIAKTETFQRPVISKSQPVEMDGVLLPWLQWETSNDSSPLSLKNKELTSTPKSNLWDAAQEATPAQELSMHPISSRGSCSPGLTDGHSTNIRELKGSKFGELESFRRRISFRGTRSQFDVDDYLKRPSDEDFLLESWKQQQRIHSGGLLLCNRMFF; the protein is encoded by the exons ATGGCAACCTCGGCGTTTAAATCCACGACAAAGAGAACACCTATCGGCAACGACAAGTCGTCTTCCTCTGCTCACCGGCGTTCACGGAGTCTGAGCCGCTTCTCCCGACCGATTCCTCCCGACGACTTTTCCGATGATTCTACGGCTCCGTCGAGAGGGAAGTTCGTGAACATGGATAGAGGATCGGGAGTTCCGGATATAAGTCTCGACGATCTCGCTATTCAGTTGTTGAGTTTAGGTGATCGAGGGCGGTCGGGTTTTAGAAGTGGTGACGTCAGTCATGAGGAGAGAGTTGCGGGTGGGTCCCTGAGGAGAGGAAGGTCTGTGTCGAGGCAAGgcagtgaaagtaaaaataacagCAAGAGTTACAGtcgtggtggtggtggggggAAGGTGAATTCGGATGGTAGTAATTCGAGGAGGAGACGGTCTGTTTCTGTGGTTAGGTATCAAAATGGTGATTCCGAG AGTGACCCAGAGCATTCTCAGAATTCAAGAAATCATACTAATTCAAGACGTCAGAGCAACGGAAACAGCCAGGTCCCTTTATCAAATAAGCCACTAGCATCAAATCATAGACCCGGACTGAGAAGGTCTCTTAGCCAGAAAGATTTGAAGTATCATGATGGCTACTCT AGCCATTCATCAAGCCTAACTGATGATGAAGGGAGGGATTCTTGTTCCAATAAAAATGGATTTGAGAGAACAATACGAACAGTTTATGCACAGAAGAAG GCAGAGCATCCCACTGGCGATGATATGAACAGCGGGCTGTATGAAGCAATGAGAAAAGAACTTAGGCATGCAGTAGAAGAGATCAGGATGGAACTTGAACAA TCTATGgagaaaacaaatatagacTCCTTGAAATCTGGAAAATCTGATGGTTTTCAGGGTGGTTCTACTATCATCAGAAGGAACCATGCAACAAAATCAGATCAG TCTGAGAAGTGTAAACAAGATTTATTAGCAAAGCTATTGTTGGAGAAGCAACATGGTAGAGATATCTCGAAGATTGTGAAAGAATTGCTTGCTGATCCAAAGAACACTGTTTCAGAAAAGCCATCAAGAGCCAGAAAG AGGAGTAATGACAGAAGTAGGATGTCTGAACGATTGACAGAAGAAGCAGAGAAATACTTTGAGGACTTCATTTCAAATGTTGAAGATACAGATATTTCGTCTTTGGATGGGGAAAGGAGTGATACAAGTTCAACTTTAGGAGGAATAGCAAAGACAGAAACTTTTCAGAGACCAGTGATATCCAAATCTCAACCTGTAGAAATGGACGGTGTACTGCTGCCCTGGTTACAATGGGAAACTTCTAATGATTCTTCTCCTCTatccttaaaaaataaggaGCTAACATCAACTCCAAAAAGTAATTTATGGGATGCAGCTCAG GAAGCAACCCCTGCTCAAGAGTTGAGCATGCACCCCATCAGTAGCCGTGGAAGCTGTAGCCCAGGACTTACAGATGGCCACTCGACAAATATTAGAGAACTTAAAGGGAGTAAATTTGGAGAACTTGAAAGCTTCAGAAGACGAATTTCATTTAGAGGAACAAGGTCACAGTTTGACGTTGATGACTATCTTAAGCGACCAAGTGATGAAGATTTTCTCTTGGAAAGTTGGAAGCAACAACAGAGAATTCATTCAGGTGGTCTCCTGCTTTGCAATCGAATGTTTTTCTAG
- the LOC7463102 gene encoding uncharacterized protein LOC7463102 isoform X2: MSVGFQCEGFYIMSDPEHSQNSRNHTNSRRQSNGNSQVPLSNKPLASNHRPGLRRSLSQKDLKYHDGYSSHSSSLTDDEGRDSCSNKNGFERTIRTVYAQKKAEHPTGDDMNSGLYEAMRKELRHAVEEIRMELEQSMEKTNIDSLKSGKSDGFQGGSTIIRRNHATKSDQSEKCKQDLLAKLLLEKQHGRDISKIVKELLADPKNTVSEKPSRARKRSNDRSRMSERLTEEAEKYFEDFISNVEDTDISSLDGERSDTSSTLGGIAKTETFQRPVISKSQPVEMDGVLLPWLQWETSNDSSPLSLKNKELTSTPKSNLWDAAQEATPAQELSMHPISSRGSCSPGLTDGHSTNIRELKGSKFGELESFRRRISFRGTRSQFDVDDYLKRPSDEDFLLESWKQQQRIHSGGLLLCNRMFF; the protein is encoded by the exons ATGAGTGTTGGATTTCAATGTGAAGGCTTCTATATAATG AGTGACCCAGAGCATTCTCAGAATTCAAGAAATCATACTAATTCAAGACGTCAGAGCAACGGAAACAGCCAGGTCCCTTTATCAAATAAGCCACTAGCATCAAATCATAGACCCGGACTGAGAAGGTCTCTTAGCCAGAAAGATTTGAAGTATCATGATGGCTACTCT AGCCATTCATCAAGCCTAACTGATGATGAAGGGAGGGATTCTTGTTCCAATAAAAATGGATTTGAGAGAACAATACGAACAGTTTATGCACAGAAGAAG GCAGAGCATCCCACTGGCGATGATATGAACAGCGGGCTGTATGAAGCAATGAGAAAAGAACTTAGGCATGCAGTAGAAGAGATCAGGATGGAACTTGAACAA TCTATGgagaaaacaaatatagacTCCTTGAAATCTGGAAAATCTGATGGTTTTCAGGGTGGTTCTACTATCATCAGAAGGAACCATGCAACAAAATCAGATCAG TCTGAGAAGTGTAAACAAGATTTATTAGCAAAGCTATTGTTGGAGAAGCAACATGGTAGAGATATCTCGAAGATTGTGAAAGAATTGCTTGCTGATCCAAAGAACACTGTTTCAGAAAAGCCATCAAGAGCCAGAAAG AGGAGTAATGACAGAAGTAGGATGTCTGAACGATTGACAGAAGAAGCAGAGAAATACTTTGAGGACTTCATTTCAAATGTTGAAGATACAGATATTTCGTCTTTGGATGGGGAAAGGAGTGATACAAGTTCAACTTTAGGAGGAATAGCAAAGACAGAAACTTTTCAGAGACCAGTGATATCCAAATCTCAACCTGTAGAAATGGACGGTGTACTGCTGCCCTGGTTACAATGGGAAACTTCTAATGATTCTTCTCCTCTatccttaaaaaataaggaGCTAACATCAACTCCAAAAAGTAATTTATGGGATGCAGCTCAG GAAGCAACCCCTGCTCAAGAGTTGAGCATGCACCCCATCAGTAGCCGTGGAAGCTGTAGCCCAGGACTTACAGATGGCCACTCGACAAATATTAGAGAACTTAAAGGGAGTAAATTTGGAGAACTTGAAAGCTTCAGAAGACGAATTTCATTTAGAGGAACAAGGTCACAGTTTGACGTTGATGACTATCTTAAGCGACCAAGTGATGAAGATTTTCTCTTGGAAAGTTGGAAGCAACAACAGAGAATTCATTCAGGTGGTCTCCTGCTTTGCAATCGAATGTTTTTCTAG